The uncultured Methanolobus sp. sequence CTTGCGGTCAGAAGGATCAGCTTCACACATCTGCTCGTAACATGAGTAATAATAAGGAGTTTCCGCAGCAAACTCTGCTGCACAGGTATCCACCATCTTATATGTGGAAGTAATTCCTGCAGCACGCCTCTGGTCATTGACTTCCTCACGGGTCTTACCTGTGAGTTCTGCAATGCGTGCATCAGTAAATCCGGTCTGTTTTGCTTCACGCAGCAGGTCACCGGATATTGCTCCTGAGAATCCTTCTTCCCTGACCATATCTTCCATGTCAATGATATTCTTGAGCTTCTTAATGAAGAAGATATCAATACCGGTCAGCTCTGAAACATCCTCAATTGAAAATCCGTTGCATAATGCATGGTACATTACAAAGAGACGCTCACTTGTAGGAGTTTTAAGCAGCATCTTAACTTCGTTCTCAGACCATTCTTCTGTACCAAAGTCCATATTGATGTCAAGGGAACGCACTGCTTTTAGAAGAGATTCCTCGATTGTACGACCAATTGCCATTACCTCTCCGGTACTCTTCATGGCTGTTGTCAGTGTCTTGTCTGCATTGACAAACTTGTCAAATGGCCATCTTGGGATCTTGGTAACAATGTAATCAATGGTAGGCTCAAATGATGCAGGCGTCTTCTTTGTGACATCGTTAAGGATCTCATCAAGTGCCATTCCGATTGCGATCTTTGCTGTAACCTTGGCGATCGGATAACCAGTTGCCTTTGATGCAAGGGCTGATGACCGTGAAACACGTGGGTTTACTTCAACAATACGGTAGTCGCCGTCCTTTGCAGCGAACTGGATGTTACATCCACCTTCGATACCGAAAGTCCTGATAATCTTGATAGCAGCGGTCCTGAGCATCTGGTGCTCTTCATCATTGAGGGTCTGTGATGGTGTAACTACAATGGACTCACCTGTGTGAACACCCATTGGGTCCAGGTTTTCCATGTTACAGATTACAATACAGGTGTCATTTGCATCACGCATTACCTCATACTCGAATTCCTTCCAGCCCAGTACGCTTTCCTCAATAAGTACCTGGTTGATACGGCTTCGGCGAAGTCCCCTTTCTGTGATCTCAAGGAGCTCTTCTTTTGTATGTGCAATTCCGCCACCAGCACCACCAAGGGTGTATGCCGGGCGGATGATAAGTGGTAAACCTAGCTCGTCAATAAGCTCTTCTGCTTCCTTGAGTGTTGAAATTGCCTTGCTGCGTGGGACTTTTTCACCAATGCTCTCCATGGTCTGCTTGAACAGTTCACGGTCTTCGGTGTTCTTGATTGCTTCAAGATTTGTTCCAAGGAGTTTGACATTATATTTCTCAAGGATTCCTGCTTCGGCAAGTTCACTGGTAATGTTAAGACCTGTCTGACCTCCAATACCTGCAATGAGGCCGTCCGGTCTTTCCTTGGCAATGATCCTCTCCACAGCTTTCACTTCAAGAGGCTCGATGTAAACAGCATCTGCCATTTCAGGGTCGGTCATGATAGTTGCAGGGTTTGAGTTCACAAGTACAACTTCCAGACCCTCTTCCTTAAGGGACTTGCATGCCTGGCTTCCTGAGAAGTCGAACTCTGCTGCCTGTCCGATCATAATTGGTCCTGAACCGATCAGGAGTATTTTCTTAATGTCGTCACGTTTTGGCATTATTTCTTGCCTCCTGCGAGTTTGAGAACCTTTTCAAAGAAGATCTTTTCAGAATCCATCGGACCAGGATGTGCATCAGGGTGATATTGCACACTGAACATGTCCAGGTATTTATGTGCTATACCTTCCACTGTTTTATCATTGGTATTATACTGCGTAACAGCCACTTCAGCCTCTTCAAAGGAGTCGCCATCAACTGTAAAACCGTGGTTCTGTGATGTGATGTGTACAATTCCTGTCTCAAGGTCCTTTACAGGCTGGTTTGCTCCCCTGTGCCCGAACTTCAGTTTGTATGTCTCTGCACCAAGTGCAAGGGACATGATCTGGTGACCAAGGCAGATTCCTACAATTGGTAATTCACCTGTGAAGTGTTTCACTGCTGAAATTGCATCCTGTGCCTGCAATGGGTCTCCTGGTCCGTTTGATATGAACAGGAGGTCAGGGTCATAGGATTCTATGGTTGAAATGGACGAGTTTCCTGGTACTACAGTTACATCCATACCCCTTGCCAGCAGACTCCTTTCAATACTGAGCTTACGACCGCAGTCTACAAGCACAACATTAAGTGGATTGTGAGGGTCTCTGCAAGAGCTTTCAAGTTTGAAAGGCTCAGGACAGGTTACCTGTGAAATAAAGTCAATATCAGAAATACTCTTTTGTGCACGGGCAAGTCTTACTGCCTCCTCACCGTCATCACTGCCATTGATGAGGGCTGCACGCATAGTTCCATGTTCACGTGTTTTAATAGTAAGCATACGTGTGTCCACGCCTGCAATGCCGGGCTT is a genomic window containing:
- the carB gene encoding carbamoyl-phosphate synthase large subunit, with protein sequence MPKRDDIKKILLIGSGPIMIGQAAEFDFSGSQACKSLKEEGLEVVLVNSNPATIMTDPEMADAVYIEPLEVKAVERIIAKERPDGLIAGIGGQTGLNITSELAEAGILEKYNVKLLGTNLEAIKNTEDRELFKQTMESIGEKVPRSKAISTLKEAEELIDELGLPLIIRPAYTLGGAGGGIAHTKEELLEITERGLRRSRINQVLIEESVLGWKEFEYEVMRDANDTCIVICNMENLDPMGVHTGESIVVTPSQTLNDEEHQMLRTAAIKIIRTFGIEGGCNIQFAAKDGDYRIVEVNPRVSRSSALASKATGYPIAKVTAKIAIGMALDEILNDVTKKTPASFEPTIDYIVTKIPRWPFDKFVNADKTLTTAMKSTGEVMAIGRTIEESLLKAVRSLDINMDFGTEEWSENEVKMLLKTPTSERLFVMYHALCNGFSIEDVSELTGIDIFFIKKLKNIIDMEDMVREEGFSGAISGDLLREAKQTGFTDARIAELTGKTREEVNDQRRAAGITSTYKMVDTCAAEFAAETPYYYSCYEQMCEADPSDRKKIVILGSGPIRIGQGIEFDYCTVHAVAAIREAGIEAHIINNNPETVSTDYDTSDKLFFEPLTLEDVMNVIEKEDPDAVLVQFGGQTSVNLALPLERELKRRTDLKTVILGTSPEDIDVAEDREKFNLRMSKLGINQPDAGYATSQDQAIEIATRIGYPVLVRPSYVLGGRAMEIVYDQTDLERYMREAVKVSPEHPILIDDFLEGAVEIDVDAVCDGKDVLIGAIMEHIEEAGVHSGDSACVIPPQSLSEEVLETVRDYTRKIALALNVKGLVNIQMAKRGDKIYVLEANPRSSRTIPFVSKAVGLPLAKIAARVIMGETLEEQGYSTCDEPKVKHVSVKEVLLPFDKLPGADPLLGPEMKSTGEVMGVDSDYGRAFFKAQLSADNLLPLTGKVFVSVKDEDRDELLDVAQKLVSAGIELLGTKGTADFLSEHGIEMGIVKKVHDGSPNVIDMMRRYEVDLVINTPEDKLSREDGSRIRRAAVDFKVPYITTIQAAIAASNAIVSMKQGEGEVKSINEYHREMA
- the carA gene encoding glutamine-hydrolyzing carbamoyl-phosphate synthase small subunit; protein product: MNAVLGLEDGTIIKGTGFGAEGIVSGELVFTTQYTGYEEALTDPSYKGQILMFTYPLIGNYGVSGNCMESDAVKAEGLVVREACPKPSHHLGKKTIYELMEDEGKPGIAGVDTRMLTIKTREHGTMRAALINGSDDGEEAVRLARAQKSISDIDFISQVTCPEPFKLESSCRDPHNPLNVVLVDCGRKLSIERSLLARGMDVTVVPGNSSISTIESYDPDLLFISNGPGDPLQAQDAISAVKHFTGELPIVGICLGHQIMSLALGAETYKLKFGHRGANQPVKDLETGIVHITSQNHGFTVDGDSFEEAEVAVTQYNTNDKTVEGIAHKYLDMFSVQYHPDAHPGPMDSEKIFFEKVLKLAGGKK